The Fulvia fulva chromosome 1, complete sequence region CGAGACCTGAGGAGGCACCTGTGATGAGGGCGATGCGGTCTTGAAGTCGGCCTGGCATTTTTGAGAGTATAGACTGGCATGTCCTCGAGAGCCGTTGAAGGTAGGCTACCGCGTGAACAGAGCTCTTTGCCGAAGTAGGAAGGTACTTCCATGCATCACACGTATGCAAAAGTGGTCACGACTCTATCTAGATGTTCCAGGAGTGGGAATTTGCTCTTTCGCGGACTTCGAGGGCAGGCATTGTCGCCGAAGACACGGCATGCGCCCCGATATATGCTTTGGCACTGGCAGGCAGAGTGAAAGAGAGAGCAAGGAAATCAGCCATTTCAGCGTTGACAGATTCTTTTGAGGAGTTCTTGTCATCCGACTTGAAGCATGTGAGTCTCGCACGTCGTATTACTTCTGCCATGTCGAGCAAGCAGGCAAAAGAGGTTGGCCAAAGAGCCACAGGACTTGGCCAAGCGCAAGAATCGGACGCATTGATGCGTTCAACGAGGAGCTGTTGCAGCCTTCGTTGAAGTCGTCGATGTGTGCCGCGTTGAGGATACACCGAAGGCTATAAACTCAGCCACCCAGCCAAGAAGCGTTGTCAAAAGGTCCGTGTAGGACGTCAATGTATACCTTGTAGTCTTCAGGGCTCTGGCATGTGACTACAACATTCTCATGGCCTTCCATCCTCTCTGAGCTTGCGGCATGATGAGATTCAGGGCATGGTCACCGTTGCCGGGGTCACAATCGCCACGCACTCCCACCACTCGCACTCTCCAGTCCCTCGCCACCTTCCGCCAGCCTGAGCGTCTCCTCCAATACCAGCAAGTCCCGCTCCATCATCTCCGCCCAATTCTGCACATCACCAATCTCGTTAACACCTCGGGTGGCCATGTCAAGTTCCTTCTGCCATTTCGCGCTCTCCTTGGCAAGTGCTGCTGACTGCTTCTTGACCTCGGCCTCCTGCTTTGCTATGGCCGCAGCGTTGGCGTGAAGATCCGCAGCTCTGCGTTGAAATTGGCCGTCATGGTTGGACCCTGCGGATTGCAGAGAGGCCATGACTGCTGCGCGGGCTTCTGTTTGAGCTCGCTCGCTTTCGGAGGCGACCGCTGTGGAAGAGGAGGATGTTGAGGCCATGATGATGGTTCGGCTGCGTTGGGGCCCCTGACCCTGACTGAAGTGTTGGGTGACGCCAGCTATGGTCTTCGAAGTTTATGCGATCAAGATGGCGGCACAGTGAGTACACAGCATACAAAGCACCACAGTGACTTCAAAGGTACAATCGCCCACATGTGTTGTCCTTCTGAGGTGGAGCCTTTCTCGCTCTCACCTGACTCTGAGATGGTAGCACGAATTGGCCAGTCTAAGGCAACGGACCGCATGCCGTCGGAGGGCGAGTATCATTGCTGAGTGGCTGAGCTGGGCAGGAGACAGGCATCTCAGACGGTACGGTGCGGCCGTAGTGCTGTGCGTGATGCAGTGAGCAGCTGGGCTGGGCTCTGACGTGTTCGAGAGGTACCTCCTACCTGCAGTAGCTCCAGCTCGCAGATACAATACCAACGTGATCAATGCTACTGGAGTCTCGACATAGGATCCCAAGGGTTTCCTTGCCGCGGTTCTCAAGAGTACAAGAGACATCGGACTTCGCCTGCTGCTCTAGACTAGCAAGACCAAGACGCCTTCCTTCTTTCACACAGCACGCTCTGTCATCACCAAGCTGGTCAGACACAAGGACCAGACACCTCATGCGACGAAAGCCCTACAAGTTACAACAACTTGAACTATCTGTGTCACTCGCTAAGATGACCAAAGAGGAAGAGGTGGATGTTGGTGTTTGCGTGAACCGGCCGGCCGTATGGTAGCGGGGTCCGCCTGCAGTACCCACATCCATGTGCTTGCTTGCACGCGTCGGCGGGAGGCGATGTGTGATCATGTAGAACTAACAGCACGATAAGCACGCATTTGGCGTTTGGCGTCTTGCTTCACGATGCGATGAGAGAGAAACTCAGCTTCATGTAGCCCGGCATTGGTATAGTAATCGTTACACACCTTGCTTCCTTTCTACCGTCATACAGCCTATGTGCGCACTTCCTGGCATGTCTGACCTCGCCACAACGTTACTACATGTACCGATACCGCAGCACTGCTCATAAACATCAAACAGGACGACACCAACATGGCACCCGGCCTGGTCGATCCTCAACCCGCCGTCGAGCCCTCACAGCAACGAAACCTCTCCTCCGTCACCGAGCAGTACGAAGATACGTTGCGCTTCTATCTAAACGGCACGAAGGTCGTGCTCGATACTGCGGATCCAGAGGTCACACTACTAGAGTACCTTCGAGGCATTGGCTTGACGGGTACGAAGCTAGGCTGCGCAGAAGGAGGCTGCGGTGCCTGCACTGTGGTGGTATCCCAGTACAACCCGACCACCAAGAAGATATACCATGCGTCAGTGAATGCGTGTTTGGCACCTCTAGTGTCAGTCGACGGAAAGCATGTCATCACAGTCGAAGGCATTGGTAATGTGAAGAGACCACACCCAGCACAGGAGCGAATAGCCAAAGGCAATGGAAGTCAGTGTGGCTTCTGCACGCCAGGCATAGTGATGAGCCTGTATGCTTTACTGAGGAACACCGACGGTCCGTCAGAACACGAGGTCGAGGAGTCCTTCGATGGCAACCTCTGCAGATGTACCGGGTACCGTCCAATCCTGGACGCAGCACAGACCTTCAGCTCAGCAAGAGGCTGTGGAAAGTCCACAAGCAATGGCGGTGGTGGATGCTGTATGGATGACCAAACAGACGGAGCAAAGGGATGCTGTCAAGCTGGTGCCAAAGATGATGGTCAGCCAATCAAGCGCTTCACGCCGCCTGGCTTCATCGAATACAACCCCGACACCGAGCTGATCTTCCCGCCGCCGCTAAGACGACATGAGTACAAGGCTTTAGCTTTTGGCAATAAGCGTAAGCGGTGGTATAGGCCTGTAACACTGCAACAACTACTGGAGATCAAGAGTGCGTATCCATCAGCCAAGATTATAGGAGGCAGCACAGAAACCCAAATCGAAGTGAAGTTCAAAGCTATGCAGTACACTGTCTCTGTCTTTGTTGGCGACATTCCAGAGCTGAGGCAATGCAATTTTGAAGATGACTACGTCGAGATTGGTGGTAATATCACGCTGACAGATTTGGAGTATCTTGCCGTGGATGCCGTGGCGCATTACGGCGAGAGAAGGGGCCAGCCATTCTCTGCGATCAACAAGCAGATTAGATACTTCGCTGGACGTCAGATCAGAAACGTTGGCACACCTGCTGGTAATCTCGCCACTGCTTCACCGATATCAGATCTCAATCCAGTGCTTCTGGCGACGAATGCCACAATCGTAGCACGGTCGCTTGACGAGACCATCGAAATACCCATGACAGACTTCTTCAAGGCTTACCGAGTCACGGCGCTTCCTCCAGATGCCATTATTGCCAGCATACGGATACCGGTGTTCAATGAGAAGGGCGAATACATGCGAGCGTACAAGCAGTCGAAACGGAAAGATGATGATATTGCTATTGTCAACGCTGCGCTCCGCGTGCATCTCGATGACGATAATGTCGTCAGGAATTGCAGCCTTGTCTACGGCGGAATGGCTCCTACCACTGTGGGCGCCAAAAAAGCTATGGCGTTCCTCGAGGGCAAAGTGTTCACAGATCCGAAGACATTAGAAGGTGTCATGAATGCCCTCGAACAAGACTTCGATCTACGCTTCGGTGTTCCGGGTGGCATGGCAACATATCGCAAGTCACTAGCTCTCGGCTTCTTCTACAAGTTCTATCATGAGATATTGGCCGAGCTCAACCCAGAAGGTACAGAGATCGATCAAGACTGCCTTGCGGAAATTGAGCGAGAGATATCGAAAGGCAGAAAGGACCATGCTGCTGGCGTCGCTTACGAAAAGAAAGTCATAGGCAAGGAGCAACCACATGTGGCGGCAATGAAGCAAAGCACAGGCGAAGCACAGTACACCGATGATATCCCTGTGCAAAAGAACGAGCTTTATGGCTGTCTGGTACTGAGCACAAAAGCGCATGCCAAGATCCTAGGTGTGGATGCTTCCCCTGCCCTGGACGTCCCAGGAGTGTTCGAGTATGTTGATCACAACGACTTGCCGGATCCTAAAGCCAATTATTGGGGTGCCCCGAACTGTGATGAGACATTCTTTGCAGTCGATGAGGTATTTACAGCTGGTCAGCCGATCGGCTTGGTGCTCGCCACATCCGCGAAACAAGCAGAAGCTGGTGCACGAGCTGTCAGAGTGGACTACGAAGAGCTTCCAGCGATCTTCACGATGGAAGAGGCGATAGAAGCAAACAGCTTCTTCGAACACTATCATTACATCAATAATGGCGATGTTGACAGAGCGTTCGCCGGAGCTGACCACGTATTTACCGGCATAGCACGGATGGGCGGGCAAGAGCACTTCTATCTGGAGACCAATGCAGCTGTAGCCATACCTAAGCCGGAGGATGGCGAGATGGAGATCTACAGCTCGACGCAGAACCCTTCAGAGACGCAAGCATACGTTGCGCAAGTGACGGGCGTAGCGGCGAACAAGATTGTGAGCAAAGTCAAGCGTCTGGGAGGTGGCTTCGGTGGGAAAGAGACTAGATCTATCCAGGTGGCAGGTATCTGCGCGATTGCAGCAAAGAAGACCAGGCGACCTGTAAGAATGATGCTGAGCCGTGACGAGGACATCCTAACTTCTGGTCAACGGCATCCATTCTTGGCGAGGTGGAAGGTCGCTGTGAACAAGGACGGCAAGCTGCAAGCTCTGGACTGCGACATCTTCAACAATGGAGGTTGGTGTCAGGACCTAAGCGCAGCTGTTGTGGACAGAGCACTGAGTCACGTTGATGGAGTCTACAAGATCCCCAACGTGTTCGTGCGCGGAAGAGTGTGCAAGACGAATACTGTCTCCAATACTGCGTTCCGCGGATTCGGAGGACCGCAGGGCATGTTCATATGCGAATCCTTCATGGAGGAAGTGGCAGATCGTCTGGAGATGCCGATCGAGGAGTTGAGAGAGATAAACATGTACAAGTCCGGTGAGAAGACGCACTTCAACCAGGAGCTCAAGGACTGGTACGTACCTCTAATGTGGAATCAGCTTCGCCAAGAATGCGACTGGGAGCGTCGGACGCAAGAAGTGGCAGCCTTCAACGCGAAGAGCAAGTGGAAGAAGCGCGGCATGGCTCTGATACCGACCAAGTTCGGTATCTCATTCACTGCGCTGTTTCTCAATCAAGCTGGCGCTCTAGTCCACATATACCACGACGGCAGCATCCTCGTCGCACACGGTGGCACAGAAATGGGACAAGGACTGCACACGAAGATGACCATGATCGCTGCAGAAGCATTAGGTGTCTCCCAAGATGATGTCTTCATTTCCGAGACCGCCACGAACACAGTCGCCAACACATCCTCGACAGCCGCATCAGCTTCCTCCGACCTCAATGGCTATGCCATCTGGAACGCCTGCGCTCAACTGAATGAACGACTCGCACCATATCGAGAGAAGCTAGGCAAGGACGCCACCATGAAGCAGCTCGCACATGCCGCCTACTTCGACCGCGTCAATCTCTCGGCCAACGGCTTCTACAAGACACCTGACATCGGTAAGTCCATCCCGTTCCTTTCTTAACACCCGTACTAATAACCACCAGGCTACGTCTGGGGCCCAAATACCGGCCAAATGTTCTTCTACTTCACTCAAGGCGTCGCTGCGGCCACTGTCGAAATCGACACTCTGACGGGAGACTGGACCTGCCTCCGCGCTGACATGAAAATGGACGTAGGTCGCTCCATCAACCCCGCCATCGACTACGGACAAATCGAAGGTGCCTTCATCCAAGGTCTGGGCCTGTTCACAATGGAGGAATCGCTCTGGCATAGAGGCAGTGGTCAGATTTTCACGAAAGGTCCAGGGGCGTATAAGATCCCTGGCTTCAGGGATGTACCTCAAGAGATGAACATTTCATTGCTCAAGGATGTCAATTGGGAGAACCTGCGAACCATACAGAGGAGTAGAGGAGTTGGAGAACCGCCTTTATTCCTCGGGAGCGCGGTGTTCTTTGCGATTAGGGACGCGCTAAAGGCGGCGAGGAAGCAGCATGGATGCGAAGATGTACTGAGCCTTGTCAGTCCGGCTACGGTGGAACGCATCAGAGTGAGCTGTGCAGATCCCATCATAAAGAGGGCGCACGTGGAGCCGCAAGAGGGGGAGAAGAGTTTCTTCATTTCGATATAAGCGATGCGGGTGTACTGTAGCTATGATGATCTTGTCGATGAGGTATGGCGTCGCTTGATGGTGCAGATTAAGTCTGTTTGTCGAACGAACCAGTAGTCGTGCGGAGTCCATTCTTTGCTCGGGTCTGTCAACTCGAAATCGAAGCGTCGGTATAATTGCGGGATGAGTTTGGACATTTCGAGGATGCTGATGTTCTTGCCTAGACATGTGCGTGCGCCGGCGCCGAACTTGAGTGGCTTGTCAGTAATTCGACAACCGGTGGATAATGTGTGCGTCGACTTACAGCCAGGAAGTTCCTCTCTATCAACTTCAACCTCTCCTCACCCGCCTCAAGCCATCGTTCTGGCCTGTTATGTATCAGTTGTAGACGAGACGGCCTTCGATTGCGGCGATGATGTTGTCGATGTCGCGTTCCTCACGCACCATCCCGAGGGTGTTGGAGAAGGTTATGGAGGTTATTACATCGAAGGCGTACCACTGTGGAACAGAGCGGTAAGTTGAGCACGCTGGCTAGTGGGCAGCGGACGGCGTTGGGGGAGGGGGAGAAGAGATATTGAAGAGCACGTACATGTAACCATCGCCCAAGATGAACACTCTAGCCAACTTTCTCTTCGATTCTCTTCATGATAACAGCGGAGCAGGCGTCGTTCATGGGTTCGAGGTCTTTGAGAGTGCTGAGGGCGAACGCATTCGCAATAGAGCGTAATCCCACGATGTGCGTGCTCGTCCCTTACGGAGAAGACCTACACCCGCTCAGCCAGCCGCAGAGTGGCACATGACTCACTGCAAACGTGGAAGAGCTTACTGTCGGGAGCATGCCACTCGGCGCTTTGATGTCGAATGGCAAGTAAAAGTTGCTCTCCACAGATCGTCAGCACCATCAGCCATGGCCATCTCTTCACCTCTCATCGCGCCCTTCATCTCAGTGGGACAGACGGCTCACCTTCTCGAATCCACTGCTTATCCCATAGACCTTCGGGATCATCGCACAGTCCGAGAATGATACATGATTAGGAACCAATTCGCACGAGCGGCCCCTATCTCTTGTGTAGATTCAGATGATAATTCATCTGCAGGCCCTTTGCACAGCTCCATAATCGGTCCAGATCTGAAAGAGAGGCAAGCCAAGGACCAGGGATCCGTCCAAGCCCGAGCGATATCGAAGCTGAAGGTAGCGTATGATGATATATGTGAGTATGACGAGTAGTATGGTGTGTGTCAGTTGCCATGGCAAAGCGAGATCTCGGCAGGTTGATCTCAGAGTGTCCATAATGACAGCCGTCAGCCCGGTAGGTGAGATCCCTGCTCGGCTGCAGTGAGCTACGTGCACCGGAGCAGTTATTGTTGTACATATACCGTTTCCCTCTCCACACACTTTCCATGGGGTAGTGGGGTCGAAGCGTCCGAGTCAGGTCGTTTTGCCGCTCTCAGCTCTTCTTCATAGGCTGGATCTGCAGGATGTGGGGCTTGTGACTTTTGACGGCACTTGCAACGAGACTGCGAGAGGGGGTCCAACCTCGTCGTATGCTTGCAGTCTCGCGACGCTGCTCGAACGAAGGTCGTGACTGCTGGCAGGGTGGCGTGTGAATACACGCCGATACTAGTACCACCACTTCGGAGTCAATTCTTTCACCACGAGTCGCGTGACGGGCATCCAGCACCATGCTCACATTCCCAATCGTGTCGTTATGTACTGTTGGCTGCCGAGGCCTCGAGACTCGTCCACACATGGTCAGGATAGTTCGCTCCATCACGAGAGAGCTGTTGCAGTCAGCTCGAATGCTCAAGTGAGTTGCTCGGAAAGCCTGATTCTCGAAGCTATACGCAAGTCTAAGTGACAATACAGTCCCTGTTAAAGGAGCTGAAGAATGGTGCAAAAGAACCAATCTAGGCAGCCGGCTTTCTGTTGTGGTTGCGGTCTCCCTAGTCTGCCCTCTTCCAAATCGTTGGCCCCTTAGCTCTCGAGATCTAGCCGTAGCTTCGCTGAGCCTGCGCGGCGCTCCTATCTACCATAACATACGAGTCGTGGCTGCCGCCATTTGGCTGTGGGGTATGTGGTGGCATTGCGCCTGGCACGCCTGCCATCATCGTCTGTGTGTCTGCTCTGCCGGATTGTGGCCTGTCGCCCGCGGTCGGTGGTCGATCTGCGGGATAGGTGGGCTTTTGCGCAAGAGGACTGGGCCGTGGGGCTCCATCGCCAGCTTGGTCGTTGTCTGCGTTGGCGGTCGGTAAGGCGTGTCGCGAGGGGGAATTGTGTCGCGACACTCGGGCCAGTCGCTCTTCGGTCTCGCGTAGCTTGGCTTCCAGCTCTTGCAGTTGCTGTTCGCCCGTCGTCACCGTTTGTTTCCTGTTTGGGGGTCAGCATCGATCGGTATGTATTGTAGCGCATTGCCGTGGGTGGGTGTCGCACTTCTCCTCTACTGTCCGGGACAAGTCGTCCACACCGCCCGAGTCCAAACCGAACATGGCATCCAAGTCACTAGCAAAGTTTTGCGCAATGGTACTGTTGGGAAGTCAGCTTCTGTACGGGAAACAGACACGCGTGACTGTGCGCGACATACGACTCCGGCCGAGTGTTGAACCTCTGCGTCGGTGGGTCCTGTTCCTCGGCCATGGCGGGCAGCGGGGGATGCTATGTTTTGGGGTCGCGAGCAGTTCACGTGGCAGAGTCAATCGACCGGAGCAGAGTGATTGTCGAGCAGTGCACTGTGAGAAGGTGGGAAGAGGGCGTTGGGCACGTCTAATGTCGGCTTCTTGCACACGGGTCTTCTCTGGTGTCGATCGTCAGTCAAGGGTCCAAGCTCCATGGGGCGCAGGTAAGGAAAGGCCATCTGGCGTGCCCCAGAGCTCACGACATGTGCGCGAGACTCGGGAGTGCATGTGGTGCAGAAGGCAGAAGGAGACATGTCGTCGACGAGAGAATGCCTGCCCGCCCTGCGGAGACGCGTAGCCTCGTCGCCGCAGGAACAGGCGTATGCGCATGCAGCAGGCGACGAGGGTCGATGTCTATACATGTACTACTGTGTATACCGGTCTGCCGCCTGCGGTGGCAAGTGGTTGTCACCGTCCCTTGGTCTCCACTCGCAGCTCCCCTTATGAGCTAAGTTACGCCCAGAACGTTTTAGCGGGCTGCCACTTGCCTCGTCGCAATTTCACGTCGTTGCTTGAATACATGTACATGTACACACAATCGCCCAAAACCCCCGGGAACACTGCCACGACTCCACGATATGTCGCAAAACTAGCGCTACCGCGTCGCCGAACTCCTCTGCAATGATTGCCGTCCTCGAAGAATCTGGCGCCCATTCTCAGACCCGCCGAAGCGCATCCGGTCGCAGGCGCCTTCCTCTACTTAATGACCACCCTCCCAACCGCCTACACCGCGCTCGAATCGCTCCTTCTCTTTCAGGCCCTGCGCAAGGATGGCGTCAAGCACGGATGCTTCAGCAGGATATCAGACCATCTGCAGAAGATCCCGCTGATTCGCAACGACCCCGACTACGATGCTGGTAGACTGAGTCCCGACGCATTGCGAGAGCTGTATTTGCGCTTGCTCAAGGACGAGCTCAAGGCCGATGGTGAGCGACAAACAAACGGCGGCACCCATCTCACCAATGCCCATCTTTCCCCCGGCTCGAGGAAACGAAAGGCTCCCAGTCCATCGCTGCCCACCGTCCAAGAGGCATCGCAACATGAACATCTGCTTCCCCAACTGGTGACGCGACTCTACACTGCGTTTCGCGATACAACCGTGTCGAGGATCAAGCAGACCGAGTCCAAGTATGCTGTCCTCAAGAACGAGATAGACGATATCGAGGCCGGGAAATGGGATGAGGCTCTGCAACGGCAGCGGGCATCTTCGCAGACCCAAACTCCACGCCCTTCACCAAAGCCGTC contains the following coding sequences:
- a CDS encoding Xanthine dehydrogenase; this encodes MAPGLVDPQPAVEPSQQRNLSSVTEQYEDTLRFYLNGTKVVLDTADPEVTLLEYLRGIGLTGTKLGCAEGGCGACTVVVSQYNPTTKKIYHASVNACLAPLVSVDGKHVITVEGIGNVKRPHPAQERIAKGNGSQCGFCTPGIVMSLYALLRNTDGPSEHEVEESFDGNLCRCTGYRPILDAAQTFSSARGCGKSTSNGGGGCCMDDQTDGAKGCCQAGAKDDGQPIKRFTPPGFIEYNPDTELIFPPPLRRHEYKALAFGNKRKRWYRPVTLQQLLEIKSAYPSAKIIGGSTETQIEVKFKAMQYTVSVFVGDIPELRQCNFEDDYVEIGGNITLTDLEYLAVDAVAHYGERRGQPFSAINKQIRYFAGRQIRNVGTPAGNLATASPISDLNPVLLATNATIVARSLDETIEIPMTDFFKAYRVTALPPDAIIASIRIPVFNEKGEYMRAYKQSKRKDDDIAIVNAALRVHLDDDNVVRNCSLVYGGMAPTTVGAKKAMAFLEGKVFTDPKTLEGVMNALEQDFDLRFGVPGGMATYRKSLALGFFYKFYHEILAELNPEGTEIDQDCLAEIEREISKGRKDHAAGVAYEKKVIGKEQPHVAAMKQSTGEAQYTDDIPVQKNELYGCLVLSTKAHAKILGVDASPALDVPGVFEYVDHNDLPDPKANYWGAPNCDETFFAVDEVFTAGQPIGLVLATSAKQAEAGARAVRVDYEELPAIFTMEEAIEANSFFEHYHYINNGDVDRAFAGADHVFTGIARMGGQEHFYLETNAAVAIPKPEDGEMEIYSSTQNPSETQAYVAQVTGVAANKIVSKVKRLGGGFGGKETRSIQVAGICAIAAKKTRRPVRMMLSRDEDILTSGQRHPFLARWKVAVNKDGKLQALDCDIFNNGGWCQDLSAAVVDRALSHVDGVYKIPNVFVRGRVCKTNTVSNTAFRGFGGPQGMFICESFMEEVADRLEMPIEELREINMYKSGEKTHFNQELKDWYVPLMWNQLRQECDWERRTQEVAAFNAKSKWKKRGMALIPTKFGISFTALFLNQAGALVHIYHDGSILVAHGGTEMGQGLHTKMTMIAAEALGVSQDDVFISETATNTVANTSSTAASASSDLNGYAIWNACAQLNERLAPYREKLGKDATMKQLAHAAYFDRVNLSANGFYKTPDIGYVWGPNTGQMFFYFTQGVAAATVEIDTLTGDWTCLRADMKMDVGRSINPAIDYGQIEGAFIQGLGLFTMEESLWHRGSGQIFTKGPGAYKIPGFRDVPQEMNISLLKDVNWENLRTIQRSRGVGEPPLFLGSAVFFAIRDALKAARKQHGCEDVLSLVSPATVERIRVSCADPIIKRAHVEPQEGEKSFFISI